CCATCGGAAATGGACAGGACCACCTAGTCGGGCTTCTCTTCCTAGATGCACACACAAGTGCAGCATGATGTCAAAGAAACTAGGTGGCCAAAATCTTTCAAACATGCATAGAGTCTCCACAATTTCTGTTTCCATTATTTGGAGTTGTTCCATATCAATCACTCTTTGGCACAATGTGTTGAAGAATGCGCATAGACGGAAAATGGCTATTCTAGGACCCTTAGGTAGTAAACCTCTAACATCAACTAGTAGTAGTTGTTGCACCAAGACGTGGTAATCATGAGATTTGAGTCCCATCACTTTACACTCATCCAATGATACACATGTAGATATGTTAGAGAAATAGCCATCCGGACCTTTAAAGTCAAAGAGCCgcttacataatattttattttctgactTTGACAAAGACCAAGGACCTGCGGGAAGTAGTGTCCTTTTACCGTGAGCTTTTGGATGCAAATTTTTCCTGATACCAAGAGTTtcaagatccttcctagctTTTAATCCATCCTTTGAATTGCCACAATGTAACAATGTGGCAGTCAATCTTGCAGCCACATTTTTCTCCACATGGATCTCGTCTAATTTATGTCTTACCGGGAGCTCCTTGACAAGACAAAGCATATAAGAGAGTAATCAGTTGAAATTCATATACAAGTGACGACAATGGAAACTCTATAAGTAAGTGGTGACAATTTGGGAactctataaatattttacatacctCCCAATAAGGCAATGTGAAGAATATTAATCTTTTCTTCAATCTAGACAActcctcttcatctttttctgctaagtcttcttcttcatcatcagattcaCTGTATTCATCTTCGTTATCAGATGGTATTTCACAAGCAGCTCTAGATCTCTTTTTCCGAGTCTCTTTTCTATTACCAAAATCATTCTTGTAGTTTCTCAGTAGTAAGGAAATATTTCTACCCGTGAGTATCCTTCCCTTTGTTCCATACTCTGCTTTACTATCAAACCAACTCTTCTCTCCTCGATACCTATGTGACGGAGACAAACTTTTTTGGTGgcacatatatacaaaattccTACTATGACTCAGCCACGCACTATCTGTGTGCTTCCCACATATAGGACAACCCATCTTACCCGATTTCCATAAGCTCGTAAATCACTTATGGTCCAAATCAGCATCGCCCTCAACATAAAAGTTGTTTTACTAAATGCATCGTAAGTTATCTCGCCTTTAGACCACAAATGATTTAAATCTTCTATAAGAGGTTCTAAGTCAACATCTATACTATTACCAGGTTTGTGCGGTCCAGGAATCAACAAACTAAGCATGATGTTTTCCTCCTTCATACATAAGTCAGGAGCCATGCTATAATTTACGAGAAACACAAGCCAACTATTGTATCGACTGTTCTTCATGTTGAAGGGGTTAAACCCATCAGTAGAGAGACCAAGTCGCATGTTCCTCTGCTCAGTTGCGAAAGAAGGATACTTGTTATTCATTGACTGCCATGTTACTGAGTCTACTGGATGGCGCAATTTCCCATCAGTGCTCTTGTTATTGAAATGCCATCTCAAATCCGCAGCCACTTTCTCCGATCTGAACATTCTTTTTAGACGAGGGATTATTGGAAAGTACCTCAAAACCTTCTATGGAACACCCTTATTGACTTCCCCAGTGTGCATGTTGGTCTTCCATCTTGAAGACTTGCATTTTGGACAAAAATCaaccttcttcagcttctttctgAATAAACAGCAGTCGTTCACACAAGCATGAATCTTTTGATATCCAATATCAAAAgatttcagaaacttcttgaTGTCATAGGTTGATGTGTGCAGTACATTGTCTTCAGGTAacatttttggtaaagtttccAGTAAATCATCGAAGCTCTTGTCTGACCAGCCATTCTGAGTTTTAATCCGAAACAGTGTAACTGTAGCTGATAGCTTGCTATGATTCACACACGTTGGATACAATGGCATTTCAGCTTCTACAAGTTTTGCTAAAACTCATCTTCTTGCCTATCCTCACCCTCAACAGCCTCACATAAATCTGAACCATTACAAGCTAAATCTTCATCAGACCATTTAGCAGCTTCGTATAAACCCAAAATCTCAGCATTCCACACTCTATCTTGACCTTCTATTAAACCAACATAATCTCCATGGTGAAACCAATTAGTACTTCTCTTGTAAACCTCATCCATTCCATGTATAACTAAATGAGACACAACCTCGTTGCATGTATAGCGCTCTAAATTGGGCATCCGGCGCACAGACAAATTATCTTTCCATTAACTGCTAATTTGGCAGTAACAACTTCAACAAAACATCGAGCACCACTCTCATATGCAGAATCAACCCTTGAGTTCATGTTAGAGAAAGTATAAGAAAAAGACATAAGTATCACAACACTAGTCCAAatgcataaacaaaacactTTTAACAATTATACTTACCTGCATAAATGCACCCATGCATTGTCTaacctttttcttaaaaatcctAGTTTCCCTTGACACAGTTCAAACGGTATAGGATACAAGCAACAATGACCACAAGTTAAACATATTTACGACAATCAATCACAGAGACACTGCAACTACAAAAGGATACAAAAGGCCAAAAAATCGAGAGATGTGTCTAACCTCTATAGGGATTGTATTCTTCCCCCAATATCTGAGAACCCACACCTATTAACAAGACACAATGCTGTATTTACAACAACCAACGAAACACACTGCTGGGTATTGCTACTATGGACTCACTTTCAACTCACCTGAAAGTCAGATCTGAGGAGAGCTGATACGAATTAAGAGAGTGAGACAGATCAAATCGAGATGGCGAGCAATAGAGTTGGCGGAAGTGGCGAGAGATCTAGAGAATAAAATCAACTGAGATGGCGAGAGATCTAGAGGATGACATCGACGTAGATGGCGAGCAAACGAGTCGACGGAGAACTCGAAggtttattctttttgtttttttgccttctttattttctctttttttttccttatgcTATGAAACGTAATGGTTTTGTTCTTAGACCAccaaaatgtaattttattttctaagtgTTGGCGCTTGTTCATAAAATTAAGGCGGAACCATGTGTTTTTAGTTCCCGCTTATTGGTTTTTAGGCATAGCATTAGTTCAATGCTATAAATCTATTTGACAAACTCTCATTTCACTTTTAATAGCAGTTAAAGAAATTGTGCTATTATAATCTGCTATCAATactcatatttgttgtagtgacaAGAAAAACTGTCCAAAGCCACAGTTTagctacaaaaaaattgtagccATCATATGTTAGCCACAATTCAGACACAAAATATTATCCTGTCTAGTTTGTAGCTATATCGTAGCAAATTTGTGTCTATTTAGCTTCAAATCTAATTTATGGCTAAGTCGTGACTACTAgctacaaaaaaacacaaaatattagGAGCTAtctaatttgatttattttagtaagATAGTGATAaatttttcacatatatatatatatatatatatatatgtggctATACGAAATTTTAAACTACAAACACAATCCATAAAACTCTTAACTCTACgaaacatatatagttataataatatatcgAAATCTATAATGTAACActtataaaaaatctaaattttttgaatcaaatatttttcaaactttgaaTCATAACcccatattaatttatacacCACAACATTTAAATTAATCATAAATTACTTTTAAATCCTATTTAGgtttaaaactcttaaaaatataaatgaatcaTAAATGGTTAAACCAAAACAGAactcactatatatatacaaaaccaataatatTAAAGCAATTTACATATTTACTTTAcataaaactatttatttataaatttaaatttccaAACCAACAActcaattataatatatatacggtTAATTTAACCATATAATATAACATCTTAATGTAGTGACCCACACAACGTGGTACGGGCCAGACAGACGCGGAAGTAAGGACAGGCCAAACTGAAAAGAGGTACTAAGAGGTGATCGAAGAGATAGCAATCGACCGACAGTCGATCAAGGGTTCGATCAGCCACTTGATGAGAaaaatcgaccaaatggtcggtCGTACGGTCAATCGTACATGCGTACGAGGGACAGACAAATTAGCATACCAAAGACCGTCAAACTAGAACATGGCCGGGATGAAATGTGTGTTAGCAGGAGGGAACCCactaaaaagaatatttaaattacaaagTGGAGGTAATGGtgatttaaatgttaattaattaatcattagTTAAATTTCCACTAAGTGTTTAAATAATCGGAAATAGGAGAAAGTGGGAAAGAATATTCTTTATTCCAATCGCCATTTGTGATTTGGGAGAATGAGGGAGACACACCTCATAAGGAGAGGTGTCACCACACTTTGGACAAGTGTGTGATGGAGGAATGAGAGGAGGACACCTCACCCCTGTGTGTGGCTTGAGGAATTCACTCATCTTCTCTGTAAAtaccatctcttcttctcatttttggagaagagaaagagagaacttCGCCCAAAGGCTGTTGGAGAGAGTAGAAAAGAGTTGAGAGAACTTTGCTTAAGTGTGAGAAGCTTGGATCGAAGTTGCTGCATCTACGAGAAGAGATGGAAGCTAGCAAGAGTTTGAGTTGGAGAAGCTTGAGTTCTTTGAAAACAGTGAGTTCATGGAGCATTGATCCGATCTAGTTTGGAGTTGGGAGACTTGTTTTAGATTCGCTTTGTATGTGCATATAGTTgcatttcttcttgattttttggTAGTTTTCTTGAAGTTTTGCATTTTGGTTGGTAAATTCCATGGTAGATCATAAACGTGGATGATCCGTCTATTTGATCTATTACATTTGAGGTATCGCATTTTCACTTGttgtttatgtgatttttaAATCCATAAACTTAAGTAAAATGTTTGAGGTGAATTCCATGGTAGATCATAAACGTGGATGTCGATCCGTTTATTTGATCTATTGCAT
The sequence above is a segment of the Camelina sativa cultivar DH55 chromosome 10, Cs, whole genome shotgun sequence genome. Coding sequences within it:
- the LOC104720449 gene encoding uncharacterized protein LOC104720449 — its product is MFRSEKVAADLRWHFNNKSTDGKLRHPVDSVTWQSMNNKYPSFATEQRNMRLGLSTDGFNPFNMKNSRYNSWLVFLVNYSMAPDLCMKEENIMLSLLIPGPHKPGNSIDVDLEPLIEDLNHLWSKGEITYDAFSKTTFMLRAMLIWTISDLRAYGNRGRILTGRNISLLLRNYKNDFGNRKETRKKRSRAACEIPSDNEDEYSESDDEEEDLAEKDEEELSRLKKRLIFFTLPYWEELPVRHKLDEIHVEKNVAARLTATLLHCGNSKDGLKARKDLETLGIRKNLHPKAHGPDGYFSNISTCVSLDECKVMGLKSHDYHVLVQQLLLVDVRGLLPKGPRIAIFRLCAFFNTLCQRVIDMEQLQIMETEIVETLCMFERFWPPSFFDIMLHLCVHLGREARLGGPVHFRWMYPSERYIKVLKDYVRNPTRPEVCIAESYLAEECMNFCSDYLKATTNVEEKEERNTEYENHSILEGVPISAGTSFTLTDMDRKIAHLAIIQNTTMVEPYIDAHLQHLQDSNGRCRRDASYLWTMHTQHFPTWLKQQIPIDYEDKDKTFKLLAYGPRSIARSYTGYIVNGMRFHTKSVHRLNQNSGVYYEATTMCRSSAGHTAQVVDVVSYYGRIVDIILLDYNVFYVPIFRCQWAVKGNSVKVEDGFTLVNMNQSQVSFANDPFILVSQARQIFYSRENDESCWYVVLKGPSRRYNDENVEDEYADVGPLPSDIDMTLEGVSDEAQNVRDDCE